A genome region from Frankineae bacterium MT45 includes the following:
- a CDS encoding alpha,alpha-trehalose phosphorylase yields the protein MIVQPQFPVEPWLVRETSVNFEHLAQTESIFALANGHIGVRGNFDEGEPYGLPGTYLNSFYEQHPLPYAEAGYGYPESGQSIVNITNGKTIRLVVDDEPFDLRYGTILAHERLLDLRAGLLHRDVHWRSPAGKEVRVRSTRVVSFARRSILAVNYEVEALGAPVRVVLQSELVANEAVPRQSDDPRVSAVLENPLVGEEHGCDEGRFRLLHSTRQSHLRIAAGMDHVVGGISDPVLRSSVEPDLARLTVGAHLDAGEKVQLTKFVAYSWSSQRSIPALRDQVDAAVALATAAGWETLVEEQRSYLDEFWAGADVEVEGVPELQQAVRFGLWHVLQAAARSETRAVAAKGLTGTGYDGHSFWDSEMFVLPVLTATSPRSGADALRWRHSTLDLARDRAKTLSFKGAAFPWRTIAGHECSAYWPAGTAAFHINAAVAAAAQRQLQWSGDEEFGRDCALELAVETARLWMSLGCYGRDGAFHLDGVTGPDEYSAVADDNVYTNLMAARNLRFAADSAERWPAEAEALAVTGEEVQSWRSADAAMAVRYNEQLQVHEQSRDFTAHDVLDFERANESASYPLLLHWPYFDLYRKQVVKQADLVLALHWCGDSFDAEEKARNFAYYEALTVRDSSLSACTQSIVAAEVGQLELAYDYLMEAALTDLDDLEHNTSDGMHIASLAGTWLGIVCGLGGLRDHAGELTFAPGLPDGMRKLVFRLRWRDSVLRVTITPTAATYEADQKPDEALALRHHGQAFTLTAASSVTLPIAPRPAPGPRPAQPAGREPVRRTPATDGRS from the coding sequence ATGATCGTCCAGCCGCAGTTTCCGGTCGAGCCCTGGTTGGTCCGCGAGACGAGTGTGAACTTCGAGCACCTCGCGCAGACCGAGTCCATCTTCGCCCTGGCCAACGGGCACATCGGGGTACGCGGCAATTTCGACGAAGGTGAGCCGTACGGGCTCCCGGGCACGTACCTGAACTCCTTCTACGAGCAGCACCCGCTGCCCTACGCCGAAGCCGGCTACGGCTACCCCGAGTCGGGGCAGAGCATCGTCAACATAACCAACGGGAAAACCATCCGGCTCGTCGTCGACGATGAGCCGTTCGACCTGCGGTACGGGACGATCCTGGCCCACGAGCGTCTCCTCGACCTGCGGGCCGGGCTGCTCCACCGCGACGTGCATTGGCGCTCGCCGGCCGGCAAGGAGGTGCGCGTCCGTTCGACCCGGGTCGTCTCCTTCGCGCGGCGGTCGATCCTGGCCGTCAACTACGAGGTGGAGGCGCTCGGCGCACCGGTGCGCGTCGTGCTGCAGTCCGAACTGGTGGCGAATGAGGCCGTCCCCCGGCAGTCGGATGACCCCCGAGTGTCGGCCGTGCTGGAGAACCCGCTGGTGGGTGAGGAGCATGGCTGCGACGAGGGTCGATTCCGGCTGCTGCACAGTACCCGGCAGAGCCACCTGCGCATCGCGGCCGGTATGGATCACGTGGTCGGCGGCATCTCCGACCCGGTGCTACGCAGCTCGGTCGAACCGGACCTGGCCCGCCTTACCGTCGGCGCTCACCTCGACGCGGGGGAGAAGGTGCAGCTCACCAAGTTCGTCGCCTACAGCTGGTCCAGTCAGCGTTCCATCCCGGCGCTGCGCGATCAGGTCGACGCTGCCGTGGCGCTGGCGACGGCCGCCGGGTGGGAGACGCTGGTCGAGGAGCAGCGTAGTTACCTCGATGAGTTCTGGGCCGGCGCGGACGTCGAGGTCGAGGGCGTCCCGGAGCTGCAGCAGGCAGTCCGCTTCGGGCTCTGGCACGTGCTACAGGCGGCGGCCCGATCCGAGACCCGGGCCGTCGCGGCCAAGGGGCTCACCGGCACCGGGTATGACGGGCATTCCTTCTGGGACAGCGAGATGTTCGTCCTCCCCGTCCTCACCGCGACCTCGCCCCGGTCCGGTGCCGACGCGCTGCGGTGGCGGCACTCCACGCTGGACCTGGCTCGCGATCGGGCGAAGACTCTTAGTTTCAAAGGCGCTGCCTTCCCCTGGCGCACCATCGCGGGCCACGAATGCTCCGCCTACTGGCCGGCGGGCACAGCGGCCTTCCATATCAACGCGGCGGTCGCCGCGGCCGCGCAGCGTCAGCTGCAGTGGAGCGGTGACGAGGAGTTCGGGCGCGACTGTGCCCTGGAGCTCGCCGTCGAGACAGCGCGGCTCTGGATGTCGCTCGGATGCTATGGACGGGACGGAGCCTTTCACCTGGACGGGGTGACGGGCCCGGACGAGTACAGCGCGGTGGCCGACGACAACGTCTACACCAACCTCATGGCGGCCCGGAACCTCCGCTTCGCCGCCGACTCGGCCGAACGCTGGCCGGCCGAAGCCGAGGCGCTCGCGGTCACCGGCGAGGAGGTGCAGAGTTGGCGCAGCGCCGACGCCGCGATGGCGGTGCGCTACAACGAGCAGCTGCAGGTGCATGAACAGTCCCGCGACTTCACCGCCCACGATGTTCTCGACTTTGAGCGGGCGAACGAATCGGCAAGCTACCCGCTGCTGCTGCACTGGCCCTACTTCGACCTGTATCGCAAGCAGGTGGTGAAGCAGGCTGATCTGGTTCTCGCCCTGCACTGGTGCGGCGACTCCTTCGACGCCGAGGAGAAGGCCCGCAATTTTGCGTACTACGAAGCGCTGACCGTCCGGGACTCGTCGCTGTCGGCCTGCACGCAGTCGATCGTCGCGGCCGAGGTCGGGCAGTTGGAGCTGGCCTACGACTACCTGATGGAGGCAGCGCTGACTGACCTTGACGATCTGGAGCACAACACCTCCGACGGCATGCATATCGCCTCGCTGGCCGGCACCTGGCTCGGCATCGTCTGCGGACTCGGTGGCCTGCGCGACCATGCCGGCGAGCTCACCTTCGCCCCCGGCCTCCCCGACGGCATGAGGAAACTGGTCTTCCGGCTGCGCTGGCGGGACAGCGTCCTGCGGGTCACGATCACCCCGACCGCCGCGACCTACGAAGCCGATCAGAAGCCGGACGAGGCCCTCGCGCTGCGCCACCACGGGCAGGCATTCACGCTCACCGCGGCCAGCAGTGTGACGCTGCCGATCGCACCCCGGCCGGCGCCTGGCCCGCGGCCGGCCCAGCCGGCTGGGCGCGAACCGGTGCGGCGAACCCCGGCTACGGACGGCCGGAGCTAG
- a CDS encoding transcriptional regulator, TetR family (manually curated), translated as MGHREQLLTAARQLLQDKGYAHITARDLVAASDTNLASIGYHFGSKAELLNEAISGILTAWIDDLAETVLADPDVPPLQRIVLTWRAQLDHLPEKRALFLSFVEALAQAGRSSQLRAQFAEHYRRCRIRVAELIVQSIAGGSAEELPADDPRQLAVASFVLAVCNGLALQWLLDPDGVPAPEDLMQGLLPLLTASVSAAKP; from the coding sequence GTGGGTCACCGAGAACAGTTGCTGACCGCAGCGCGTCAACTGCTGCAGGACAAGGGGTATGCCCACATCACGGCGCGGGACCTCGTCGCCGCCTCCGACACCAACCTGGCCTCCATCGGCTACCACTTCGGGTCGAAGGCTGAACTCCTCAACGAGGCGATCAGCGGGATCCTCACCGCCTGGATCGATGACCTGGCCGAGACGGTGCTGGCCGACCCGGACGTCCCGCCGCTGCAGCGCATCGTCCTCACCTGGCGGGCGCAACTCGATCACCTGCCGGAGAAGCGGGCGCTCTTCCTCTCCTTCGTCGAGGCGCTGGCCCAGGCTGGACGCTCCTCGCAGCTTCGGGCCCAGTTCGCTGAGCACTACCGCCGCTGCCGCATCCGGGTGGCGGAACTGATCGTGCAGTCGATCGCCGGGGGATCGGCCGAGGAGTTGCCGGCCGATGATCCCCGCCAGCTGGCGGTGGCCAGTTTCGTGCTGGCCGTCTGTAATGGCCTGGCACTGCAATGGCTCCTCGACCCGGACGGCGTGCCGGCGCCAGAGGACCTTATGCAGGGTCTACTGCCGCTGCTCACCGCCTCGGTGAGTGCGGCCAAGCCGTAG
- a CDS encoding Fatty acid desaturase, which produces MSVAAGILTREQTDELGRELDAIRAELVAKLGQEDRDYIYNIIKTQRALEVVGRGSMFLGFLPPFWFAGVAALSMSKILDNMEIGHNVMHGQYDWMRDPAVNSKMFEWDNVCPSEQWRHSHNYMHHTFTNIRGKDRDIGYGVLRMDENQKWRPYYLGNPIYAFLLMMAFEWGVMAHDLEVEKLWTGRKQWSETAGLRRQMWEKGVKQVLKDYVLFPALSGPMFLPTLAGNAVANVVRNVWAFGIIFCGHFPNGVPTFTQEETENETRGEWYVRQMTGSANITGGSLFHILTGNLSYQIEHHLFPDIPARRYAEVAPQVKEICERYGLSYTTGRLSKQLGQVAVKICKLALPGRGPAKTPTITAQRSELTVAA; this is translated from the coding sequence ATGAGTGTTGCAGCTGGCATTCTGACCCGGGAACAGACCGACGAGCTAGGGCGCGAGCTTGACGCGATCCGCGCCGAGTTGGTCGCGAAGCTCGGTCAGGAAGACCGCGACTACATCTACAACATCATCAAGACCCAGCGGGCGCTGGAGGTCGTCGGTCGCGGATCGATGTTCCTCGGTTTCCTGCCGCCGTTCTGGTTCGCCGGGGTGGCTGCCTTGTCGATGTCGAAGATCCTCGACAACATGGAGATCGGGCACAACGTCATGCACGGCCAGTACGACTGGATGCGTGACCCGGCGGTGAACTCCAAGATGTTCGAGTGGGACAACGTCTGCCCGTCCGAGCAGTGGCGTCACTCGCACAACTACATGCACCACACCTTCACCAACATCCGCGGCAAGGACCGCGACATCGGCTACGGCGTGCTCCGCATGGACGAGAACCAGAAGTGGCGCCCGTACTACCTGGGCAACCCGATCTACGCCTTCCTGCTGATGATGGCCTTCGAGTGGGGCGTCATGGCCCACGACCTCGAGGTCGAGAAGCTCTGGACGGGGCGCAAGCAGTGGTCGGAGACGGCCGGTCTGCGTCGCCAGATGTGGGAGAAGGGCGTCAAGCAGGTCCTGAAGGACTACGTGCTCTTCCCGGCCCTGAGTGGCCCGATGTTCCTGCCGACGCTGGCCGGAAACGCCGTGGCCAATGTGGTTCGTAACGTCTGGGCCTTCGGCATCATCTTCTGCGGTCACTTCCCTAACGGGGTGCCGACCTTCACCCAGGAGGAGACGGAGAACGAGACCCGCGGTGAGTGGTACGTCCGGCAGATGACCGGCTCGGCCAACATCACCGGCGGCTCGCTCTTCCACATCCTCACCGGCAACCTCTCCTACCAGATCGAGCATCATCTCTTCCCTGACATCCCGGCCCGCCGCTACGCCGAGGTCGCCCCGCAGGTGAAGGAGATCTGCGAGCGCTACGGCCTCTCGTACACGACCGGTCGACTCAGCAAGCAGCTCGGACAGGTCGCCGTGAAGATCTGCAAGCTGGCTCTGCCCGGTCGCGGACCGGCGAAGACACCGACCATCACCGCGCAGCGGTCCGAACTCACCGTGGCGGCCTAG
- a CDS encoding transcriptional regulator, TetR family, with protein sequence MTEAVTRAERKQRTHQALLDAALEQLHDRSLSSLSLREVSRSAGVVPTAFYRHFDSMDDLGVTLVDQAMRSLRQMLRDARRNPSHDLVVGSVAILQRQVRANEDHFRFLLRERNGGVADVRRAISAELRLFTSELSTDLASMPVWRDAQILPELDIAADLMVSAMLTIVQELLDIDVAREAPIIRRAEKQLRLIAIGMIGWRVTPG encoded by the coding sequence GTGACTGAGGCAGTGACCCGCGCTGAGCGCAAACAGCGTACCCACCAGGCGCTACTCGACGCCGCACTCGAGCAGCTGCACGATCGCAGCCTCTCCAGCCTCAGCCTCCGCGAGGTGAGCCGCAGCGCCGGCGTCGTTCCCACCGCGTTCTACCGGCACTTCGACTCGATGGACGATCTCGGTGTCACCCTGGTCGACCAGGCCATGCGCAGCCTGCGCCAGATGCTGCGCGACGCGCGGCGCAACCCGAGCCACGATCTCGTCGTCGGGTCGGTGGCCATCCTGCAGCGTCAGGTGCGGGCCAACGAGGACCACTTCCGGTTCCTGCTCCGGGAGCGCAACGGTGGGGTGGCGGATGTCCGGCGGGCCATCTCGGCCGAGCTGCGCCTCTTCACCAGTGAGCTGAGCACCGACCTGGCCAGCATGCCGGTCTGGAGAGATGCCCAGATCCTCCCTGAGCTGGATATCGCCGCCGACCTTATGGTGAGCGCGATGCTGACGATCGTCCAGGAATTGCTGGACATCGACGTCGCTCGGGAGGCTCCCATCATCCGGCGGGCCGAGAAGCAGCTCCGCCTCATCGCGATCGGCATGATCGGCTGGCGCGTCACTCCGGGCTAG
- a CDS encoding oligoribonuclease, protein MNDRLVWIDCEMTGLELSHDALIEIAVVVTDAELNVLDEGLDIIINAPDAVLDNMVPFVRDMHANSGLTDEVRASTVGMADAEQQVLAYIKKHIPEAKSAPLCGNSIATDRGFLARDMPELDEHLHYRMIDVSSVKELAKRWYPRVYFAQPAKGLAHRALADILESIQELQYYRSTVFVPQPGPSSDEAQAAANAVLTSAGGQVD, encoded by the coding sequence ATGAATGATCGCCTGGTGTGGATCGACTGCGAGATGACCGGTCTCGAGCTGAGCCACGACGCCCTGATTGAAATTGCCGTCGTCGTCACCGACGCCGAGTTGAACGTCCTCGACGAGGGTCTCGACATCATCATCAACGCCCCGGATGCGGTGCTGGACAACATGGTGCCGTTCGTGCGCGACATGCATGCCAACTCCGGGCTCACCGACGAGGTGAGGGCCAGCACCGTGGGGATGGCCGACGCTGAGCAGCAGGTCCTGGCGTACATCAAGAAGCACATTCCCGAGGCCAAGAGCGCCCCGCTCTGCGGCAACTCGATCGCCACCGACCGTGGCTTCCTGGCCCGCGACATGCCCGAACTGGACGAGCACCTGCACTACCGCATGATCGACGTCTCGTCGGTGAAGGAGCTGGCCAAGCGCTGGTATCCGCGGGTCTACTTCGCCCAGCCGGCCAAGGGCCTGGCCCACCGGGCACTGGCCGACATCCTGGAGAGCATCCAGGAGCTGCAGTACTACCGCTCGACGGTATTCGTGCCCCAGCCCGGGCCGAGCAGCGACGAAGCTCAGGCCGCGGCCAATGCGGTTCTGACCAGTGCCGGCGGGCAGGTAGACTGA
- a CDS encoding WXG100 family type VII secretion target: MTDGFAAETAEIGQVADLCAAIAEELGAGLASCVADVNVLLMNWRGTAAASFASAFEELDRAAGLILAALHDEAHELRRAATAYVNADESGSTALTAAGRAG, translated from the coding sequence ATGACGGACGGCTTCGCCGCCGAAACGGCCGAGATCGGTCAGGTCGCTGACCTGTGCGCGGCCATCGCCGAAGAACTCGGCGCCGGGCTGGCTAGTTGTGTAGCTGATGTCAACGTTTTGTTGATGAATTGGCGGGGCACTGCGGCCGCTTCCTTCGCATCGGCCTTCGAGGAGCTTGATCGAGCTGCCGGCCTGATTCTCGCCGCGCTGCACGACGAGGCCCACGAACTTCGGCGTGCTGCGACCGCGTACGTCAATGCCGACGAGAGTGGCTCAACGGCCCTAACAGCGGCCGGACGTGCGGGGTGA
- a CDS encoding Glyoxalase/Bleomycin resistance protein/Dioxygenase superfamily protein yields MPIFRLNHAVLYVNDVEASVAFYRDVLGFDYIPGGASLRGAAFLRAPGSTNDHDLGLFEIGSQAAPSGAGRSTVGLYHLAWEVDTLGDLEDLAARLANADALVGASDHGTTKSLYGKDPNGLEFEVVWLIPSALITDTDRSNSARIGPLDLGREITRFGRDTHGGVGISRVAVSAPS; encoded by the coding sequence ATGCCGATTTTCCGTCTGAATCATGCCGTTCTCTACGTCAACGATGTGGAGGCCAGCGTGGCCTTCTACCGGGACGTTCTCGGCTTCGACTACATCCCGGGTGGCGCCTCGCTTCGCGGCGCGGCCTTCCTGCGCGCGCCCGGATCAACCAACGATCACGACCTCGGCCTCTTCGAGATCGGCTCGCAGGCCGCCCCTTCTGGTGCTGGTCGATCCACCGTCGGGCTGTATCACCTGGCCTGGGAGGTCGACACTCTCGGCGATCTGGAAGACCTGGCCGCGCGGCTGGCCAACGCCGATGCCCTCGTCGGCGCCTCCGATCACGGCACCACCAAGTCGCTCTACGGCAAAGACCCGAATGGCCTGGAGTTCGAGGTGGTCTGGCTCATCCCGTCCGCACTGATCACCGACACCGACCGCAGCAACTCGGCTCGGATCGGGCCCCTCGACCTGGGGCGCGAGATCACCCGCTTCGGGCGGGACACCCACGGCGGTGTCGGCATCTCGCGGGTCGCCGTCTCAGCACCAAGCTAA
- a CDS encoding WXG100 family type VII secretion target, protein MTHRIDIEELADVVARVRGFAGYVDDRLEFLGQRVNSLGNVWSGDAANRHAEAHARWLAGAREMHSALVALQAAAGTAQANYSAAIEVNVGMWR, encoded by the coding sequence GTGACGCACCGCATCGACATCGAGGAACTCGCCGACGTCGTCGCCCGGGTGCGGGGCTTCGCCGGTTACGTGGACGATCGGCTGGAGTTCCTCGGGCAGCGGGTCAACAGCCTCGGCAACGTGTGGAGCGGTGACGCCGCCAATCGGCACGCAGAGGCACATGCAAGGTGGCTGGCGGGCGCGCGTGAGATGCACAGCGCGCTCGTCGCACTGCAGGCTGCGGCTGGAACGGCGCAGGCGAACTACTCGGCGGCGATCGAGGTCAATGTCGGGATGTGGCGATGA
- a CDS encoding Ferredoxin-NADP reductase, producing MTTTAPRVSAPRVTPKTSVFSRGLALLDALATPHGIDRYLELVNPMLAVRELRAEITGVERTTSDTVTLQLRPTRVWKGFEAGQFVALTVLIDGVRRTRCYSPANSQHTDGRIELTIKADPAGIVSPWLVTNARPGMIVGLSQADGSFVLPAQRPEKLLLISGGSGITPVLSMLRTLIDEGYQGEITFLHYSYTREDVPGLQSLQNLVNGWDNVRLVLGFTDVEGGDLSGFFGPHHLDAVAPWHAEAATYLCGPAGLMKSVREHYASVGLLENLHVEEFTPAITVNPAEAVGEITYEKSNISAANSGETLLEQAEKAGLHPEYGCRMGICFSCTQIKKSGCVRNVISGDTSDDPDEQIQLCISVPLGDVSLEI from the coding sequence GTGACCACCACCGCGCCTCGCGTGAGTGCTCCACGAGTAACACCGAAGACCTCGGTGTTCTCACGGGGCCTGGCGCTGCTCGACGCGCTGGCGACGCCGCACGGCATCGACCGCTACCTCGAACTGGTCAACCCGATGCTCGCAGTGCGTGAGCTGCGGGCTGAGATCACCGGGGTCGAGCGGACGACGAGCGACACGGTCACCCTGCAACTGCGTCCGACCCGGGTCTGGAAGGGCTTCGAAGCCGGCCAGTTCGTGGCGCTGACGGTGCTGATCGACGGTGTGCGCCGCACCCGGTGCTACTCGCCGGCGAACTCGCAGCACACCGACGGGCGCATCGAGCTGACGATCAAGGCCGACCCGGCCGGCATCGTCTCGCCCTGGTTGGTCACCAACGCCCGACCGGGCATGATCGTCGGCCTCTCTCAGGCCGACGGGTCGTTCGTCCTTCCGGCGCAGCGCCCGGAGAAGTTGCTGCTGATCAGCGGCGGCAGCGGGATAACGCCGGTGCTCTCGATGCTGCGGACGCTCATTGACGAGGGGTACCAGGGCGAGATCACCTTCCTGCACTACTCCTACACGCGCGAAGACGTGCCCGGGCTGCAGAGCCTGCAGAATCTGGTGAACGGTTGGGACAACGTCCGCCTCGTCCTCGGTTTCACCGACGTCGAGGGTGGCGATCTCTCCGGATTCTTCGGGCCGCATCACCTGGATGCGGTGGCACCCTGGCACGCGGAGGCGGCCACGTATCTCTGTGGCCCGGCCGGCCTGATGAAGTCCGTCCGCGAGCACTACGCGTCCGTCGGGCTGCTGGAGAACCTGCACGTCGAGGAGTTCACGCCCGCAATCACAGTCAACCCCGCCGAAGCGGTCGGGGAGATCACCTACGAAAAGAGCAATATCAGCGCCGCCAATTCCGGCGAGACGCTGCTCGAACAGGCCGAGAAGGCAGGGCTGCACCCGGAGTACGGGTGCCGAATGGGGATCTGCTTCTCCTGTACCCAGATCAAGAAGTCTGGGTGCGTTCGCAACGTGATCTCGGGTGACACCTCCGACGATCCGGACGAACAGATCCAACTCTGCATCTCAGTGCCCCTTGGCGATGTTTCGCTAGAGATTTAA
- a CDS encoding haloacid dehalogenase superfamily, subfamily IA, variant 3 with third motif having DD or ED/beta-phosphoglucomutase family hydrolase: MLGLPDQITTCLFDLDGVLTQTAKVHAAAWKATFDAFLRERDGDGYRPFDQVADYDEYVDGKPREDGVRDFLASRGITLPDGSPDDPPTTQSVYGVGNRKNEDLQRRIERDGVEVYDGSVRYLAAARAAGLRCVVVSSSANTEQVLKVTGMQQYVEGRVDGLTLQREHLKGKPAPDSFLAGAKLVDTPPQQAVVFEDALAGVAAGRAGGFGFVVGVDRVGQAAALKEHGADVVVSDLGDLLEVPR; the protein is encoded by the coding sequence ATGCTCGGACTCCCGGATCAGATCACGACGTGTCTCTTCGATCTCGACGGCGTCCTCACCCAGACGGCGAAGGTGCATGCCGCAGCCTGGAAGGCCACCTTCGACGCCTTCCTGCGTGAGCGCGACGGCGACGGGTACCGCCCCTTCGACCAGGTGGCCGACTACGACGAGTACGTCGACGGGAAGCCCCGAGAGGACGGGGTACGGGACTTCCTGGCCTCGCGCGGGATCACCCTGCCTGACGGGTCGCCGGATGATCCACCCACCACGCAGAGCGTCTACGGCGTCGGCAACCGCAAGAACGAGGACCTGCAGCGGCGCATCGAACGCGACGGTGTCGAGGTCTACGACGGCTCGGTCCGCTACCTCGCCGCCGCCCGGGCCGCCGGGCTGCGCTGCGTGGTCGTCTCCTCCAGCGCCAACACCGAACAGGTTCTCAAGGTGACCGGCATGCAGCAGTACGTCGAGGGGAGGGTTGACGGGCTGACCCTGCAGCGTGAGCACCTGAAGGGGAAGCCCGCGCCGGATTCGTTCCTGGCCGGGGCCAAGCTCGTCGACACACCCCCGCAGCAGGCGGTCGTCTTCGAGGACGCGCTGGCCGGGGTGGCGGCCGGGCGGGCCGGTGGCTTCGGGTTCGTCGTCGGAGTCGATCGGGTCGGCCAGGCCGCTGCGCTGAAGGAGCACGGCGCCGACGTGGTCGTCAGCGATCTCGGCGACCTGCTGGAGGTGCCGCGATGA
- a CDS encoding Cytochrome P450, which produces MTAAEVTTQEPTLPPGPRLPVLVQSFLFGKYRHRYIPMLRRRYGDIFTIRMAPFNRTIVQLTRPEDIKTVFTGSPDVLHAGEGNAVLEPIMGHHSVLLLDGAEHMRVRQMLMPAFNGAALRGYGDMIAEITRDQVATWPVGTPFPVQRYTQRLTLEIILQVVFGVTDEERLARLRPVVASVVDLNIVTMIGWYYKPLRRVWPWRRFAQMRARMDELIYAEIAERRRATDLDQRTDVLSTLLSVSPEQSLTDAELRDNLITLLLAGHETTATALAWSLHDLARSLPVQRQAQQAAESGDTHYLEAVAKEAMRLHPVIYEVVRKLKAPVQIGGYLLPAGVSVMPGIGVVQSDPANFPQPEVFDPSRFVGAQPAANTWIPFGGGVRRCIGAGFSLVEAAAVLQEVLRQFDVTSPHQRPERAISRNITLAPSGGSRIVLKRR; this is translated from the coding sequence ATGACGGCAGCCGAAGTCACCACCCAGGAGCCAACCCTGCCGCCCGGCCCCCGGTTGCCGGTGCTGGTGCAGTCGTTCCTCTTCGGGAAATACCGGCACCGCTACATCCCGATGCTGCGCCGCCGCTACGGCGACATCTTCACGATCCGGATGGCGCCCTTCAACCGCACGATCGTCCAGTTGACCCGTCCCGAGGACATCAAGACCGTCTTCACCGGCTCCCCCGACGTCCTGCACGCCGGCGAGGGGAACGCCGTGCTGGAGCCGATCATGGGCCACCATTCGGTGCTGCTGCTCGACGGGGCCGAACACATGCGAGTGCGTCAAATGCTGATGCCGGCCTTCAACGGCGCCGCGCTGCGCGGTTACGGCGACATGATCGCCGAGATCACCCGGGACCAGGTCGCCACCTGGCCGGTGGGCACGCCGTTCCCGGTGCAGCGATACACCCAGCGGTTGACCCTCGAGATCATCCTGCAGGTCGTCTTCGGTGTCACCGACGAAGAGCGGCTGGCCCGGCTGCGCCCGGTGGTGGCGTCGGTGGTGGACCTCAACATCGTCACCATGATCGGCTGGTACTACAAGCCGCTGCGCCGGGTCTGGCCGTGGCGGCGCTTCGCCCAGATGCGCGCCCGCATGGACGAATTGATCTATGCCGAGATCGCCGAGCGTCGCCGGGCCACCGATCTCGACCAGCGCACAGACGTGCTCTCCACCCTCCTCTCGGTCTCCCCTGAGCAGTCGCTCACCGACGCCGAACTGCGGGACAACCTCATCACGCTGCTCCTCGCCGGGCACGAGACGACGGCCACCGCACTGGCCTGGTCGCTACACGACCTGGCCCGGAGCCTTCCCGTCCAGCGGCAGGCCCAGCAGGCGGCCGAGAGCGGCGACACGCACTACCTGGAGGCTGTGGCCAAGGAGGCGATGCGCCTTCACCCGGTCATCTACGAGGTGGTGCGGAAGCTGAAGGCGCCGGTGCAGATCGGTGGCTACCTGCTGCCGGCCGGGGTGTCGGTGATGCCGGGCATCGGCGTCGTGCAGTCCGATCCGGCGAACTTCCCGCAGCCGGAGGTCTTCGACCCGAGCCGATTCGTCGGCGCTCAGCCGGCGGCCAACACCTGGATTCCCTTCGGCGGTGGTGTCCGGCGATGCATCGGCGCCGGGTTCTCGCTGGTCGAAGCGGCAGCGGTCCTGCAGGAGGTGCTGCGGCAGTTCGACGTCACGTCACCGCACCAGCGGCCGGAGCGGGCGATCAGCCGAAACATCACACTTGCGCCGTCGGGGGGCTCACGAATCGTGCTCAAGCGCAGGTAG